A genome region from Euphorbia lathyris chromosome 4, ddEupLath1.1, whole genome shotgun sequence includes the following:
- the LOC136228016 gene encoding uncharacterized protein, with protein sequence MSSSAVVAAPGTSATFTTITNPSIKTPKSILLSSRSPQKTSFHGLSLQDVKTLSSKSFLANSTRGLQITARTSGASKTIEVEVDKPLGLTLGQKSPGVVLITGVEGGGNAARAGLKSGDQVLYTSSFFGDELWPADKLGFTKTAIQAKPDSVYFVVSRGAQVDVKRLPKRPAPPRFGRKLTETQKARATHICIDCGFIYTLQKPFDEQLDTYECPQCKAPKKRFAKYDVNTGRAIGGGLPPIGVIIGLLAGIGGIGALLVYGLQ encoded by the exons ATGTCATCATCGGCTGTGGTTGCAGCACCAGGTACCTCTGCTACCTTCACCACAATAACCAATCCCTCCATCAAAACCCCTAAATCAATTCTCCTCTCCTCTCGATCCCCCCAG AAAACCAGCTTTCATGGACTATCCCTGCAAGATGTCAAAACCCTATCCTCAAAAAGCTTCCTAGCCAATTCAACAAGAGGGCTTCAGATTACAGCGAGAACGAGTGGGGCTTCAAAAACTATTGAAGTTGAGGTTGACAAGCCATTAGGCCTCACTTTGGGGCAGAAGTCTCCTGGGGTTGTCCTCATTACA GGTGTAGAAGGAGGAGGAAATGCAGCTAGAGCAGGACTGAAATCTGGGGATCAGGTGCTTTACACAAGTAGCTTCTTTGGAGATGAGCTTTGGCCTGCTGATAAACTCGGGTTTACTAAAACTGCAATTCAAGCCAAACCTGATTCTGTCTACTTTGTTGTTAGCAG GGGAGCACAAGTAGATGTTAAAAGACTACCAAAGCGTCCAGCTCCTCCCCGATTTGGAAGAAAGTTAACGGAGACTCAGAAG GCCAGGGCTACACACATATGCATTGACTGTGGATTTATATATACTTTACAGAAACCTTTTGATGAACAG TTGGATACTTATGAATGCCCACAATGTAAAGCACCAAAAAAGAGGTTTGCTAAGTATGATGTCAATACCGGAAGAGCCATCGGAGGTGGCTTGCCTCCCATCGGAGTTATTATTGGCCTGCTGGCTGGCATTGGCGGAATTGGTGCATTGCTTGTTTATGGTCTTCAATGA